In the Bacillus amyloliquefaciens DSM 7 = ATCC 23350 genome, ATGCTTAAGGTGACAAACCGCGGGCGCATGTTTGCCAAGCCGGCGCCGGAGGACATCATCAGCGAATTATTTACAGATGCAGGCGAAGAGATGATGAATAAAGAACTGACGGGAACGGTGTACAGGCTGATTGCATCAGGCTCTTTCATTATTACAGATGAAGGCATCCGCGGGTTTATTCACTCTTCGGAAAGAAAAGAAGAGCCGAGACTCGGCAGCCGTGTGACAGGGCGTGTCATCGAGGTGAAGGAAGACGGCTCTGTCAACATGTCGCTGCTGCCGAGAAAGCAGGACGCGCTTTCTGTTGACGCTGAAGAGATTTTGACCTATCTGAGATCAAGAAACGGCGCGATGCCATACGGAGACAAAAGCCATCCTGACGATATTCGCGAACGGTTCAATTTAAGCAAAGCCGCCTTTAAGCGGGCGCTCGGCCACCTGATGAAAAACGGCAAGGTATATCAGGAAGACGGCTGGACATACGAAAAACAATAAATTTTCTGCAAAAACATCGGTGAACAAAACCGATGTTTTTTATTTCCTTCAAAACCACAATATTCCTGATTTTCTTTGTTTTCATGTTTGTTTTCAAAAAAATAAATATTTTATTGAAATAAAATATTCTGACACGCAGACCGATATATAGAAAAAACCGCAAAGGAGAGTTTCAATGAAAAAAATGGTGATATTTGCGGCTGTTCTGCTGATCGCACTCGGTGCGGCCGGATGTGCAAACAGCCAATCAGACGAAACGGCCGGCCGTGAGGCGAAAAAAATCGGGATGATGCTGACGGACAACGGACTTGGCGACCAGTCCTTTAATGATTCTGGTTTTCAAGGCTTAATGAAAGCAAGAGACGAGCTCGGCATCACATTTGACTACAGAGAAATAAAGGATACCGGTACATATGAAAAAGGACTGACTCAACTTGTAAAAGAAGGAAATGATCTTGTTGTGGCACTCGGCTACAGCATGCAGCCGGATTTAGAAAAGGTCGCTAAAAAATATCCGAACCAGCAGTTTGTGCTGATTGATTCAGTGTCAGAACTGAAAAACGTCACCTCCGTTACCTTTAAAGAAGATGAGGGAAGCTATTTAGCAGGAGCACTGGCGGCCCTGACAACAAAAACTGGCACGATCGGATTTATCGGCGGCTCAGATGCCGACGTCATTAAACGGTTTAAAAAAGGCTATGTGGAAGGGGCGAAATCAATCAAACCAAATATTCGTGTACTGTCTGAAATCAGCGGATCGTTTGATAATGACAAGCTTGGGCAGCAGATCGCCAAACGAATGATTCATCAGAAAGCCGATGTCCTGTTTACGGCGGCCGGTTTTACGGGTGTCGGCGCGCTGAAGGAAGCGGAGGCCGAAAAGATATACGCGATCGGTGTGGACAGCGACCAATATTACACTGCCGAACACGCCGTTATCTCCTCTTTAGTGAAAAACGTTGACCATGTGATTTACGAGCTGGCCAAAGATTTAAAAAACGGAAAGCAAATCAAAAACGGCCAAATCGTTTATGGATTAAAGGAAAATGGCATGGACTTAGCCCAGATCAGAATCGTGAAGAATTCAGATGAGCTGACAAAAAAAATCGCTGATATGAAAAGCAAGCTGATCGAAAAGGGAGGGGAATGAGCGTGACATTACGGACCAGACTTCTCGTTAACGCGGCCGTGACGATGATATGCTTTGCCGCTGTCATCGGTTTTACGATCGTAAACATGATGAAGATTCAAGCCTCAAATGAAGATGAGGTCGAAGCGCTGTTAAGCGTTCAGGCGGCGAAAGCTGAACTCAATACATTGAAAGAAAGCATCACAAGCTATTCCTACACACTCGCCGATGCCCAGAAAGAGAGCGTTCGCACCTATATGAAAAACAGCTCCGACCGGCTGAACGCGCTACAAAAAACAATGACTGACCCGGCGGGAAAAGCCGCCTATGAAAAGCTCGCCAAAAAATATGAAACATGGCAGACGGAGGCTGCTGCGGCCCTGAATACAAAGAGTCCGGCCGAAGCGACAAGGACGGCGGCCCGCATCAACGGTCTGCTGAATGACATTTACATGCTCAATCTTGAAAGCCGCAGCCGTTATGAACAGATGCAGAAACAAACGGCCGATCAAATTCAATTTATTGTTTACAGCGCAGCGGTGTTAACAATCGTGCTCCTTGCCGTTACCGTGCTCTCATCCGTCAGGCTGACAAAGAAAATTGCCGGGCCGATCCGCCTGATGGCCGAAAACGCGCGGCAGATCGCCGGCGGAAACCTGGCTGTTGAAAAACTCGACTACAAAGGAAAAGACGAGCTGAAAGAGCTGAATGATTCATTCGGAATCATGACAGAACAGCTCCGCACCTTAATCAAGGCGATCGGAGAGGTCGGCCGCGAAGTGGAAACATTTGCAGAAGGCCTGACGAAAGAAAACCAGACACTCACGGAAATGACCGAGCAGGTGTCCGTATCAACGGAAGAAATGGCAAAGGGCTCACAAACCATTTCAGAAGACTTGCAGCATGCGGTGTTATTTATTGAAAAAATGGATGAGCACGCAAAAGCGAATGCCGAGCGCTCAAAACAGACCACTGCAAGCAGCGAGGACACCATTTCAGCGGTGGCTGCAGGCCGAAGTGCTTTGGCAGAAACAAAACAAGCGATTGACAAAAGCAATGAAACGTCAAAAGAAATCTCAAAAGCCGCTGATCTGTTCATAAAACACGCGGCAGGCATCAGTATGATGGCCCAGACCGTTTCTGACATTGCGGGTCAGACCAATCTGCTGTCATTAAATGCGGCGATCGAAGCGGCCAGAGCAGGAGAGGCCGGGAAAGGATTTGCCGTCGTTGCCGAGGAAATACGGAAGCTGGCAGACGGATCAGCCAAAGCAACCGCGCAGATTTTCGATATGGTAAAGCAAATTGAAGGCGGCATCACATCTATTACCGGCGCTGTTACGACCGGCGTCGCTTTAGGGGACAGACAGCAGGAGCTAATGGAGAAAACGTCAGAATCATTCGCCCATATCGAACAGAAAGCCGCGCACATTAAGGCGGAGCTTTCTCACTTAGACGGGCAGATCCGCGAATCGAAACAGCTTGGTGAGCAAGTGCTGCAGCATGCCGAAAGCATCAGCGCCGTCGTTCAGGAAACTGCCGCCGGAAGCGAAGAAATTTCAGCCTCAGCCTTGGAGCAGCTGTCATCCTTTAAAAACATGACACAAAGTGTCAATGCCTTGCGCAGTCTGACAGAACGGTTAAATGATCAGGTCCGCCGTTTTACATTGTAATAGGCTTTTGCCCCGCCCCTGATTTTTGCAGCCTGACATGAGTAACTTCTGAATGAAACACAAATACTGAATATACAAGTTTTTACATTTATTCTTTTTCGTGAAAGGTGAAAAAAGAAGGGAGGAATCGGGATGACTGAACAAATTCCGCATGAAAAGGGTCTTGATAATAGTCTGGCTTTATTACGCGATGGATATGTATTTGTGAAAAACAGAGCGGAGAATTATCGCTCAGATGTGTTTCGCGCCCGATTATTAGGGAAGACATTCATTTGTATGAGCGGAGCGGAAGCCGCAAAGCTTTTTTATGACACAGAACGATTTCAGCGCCAGCAAGCCCTCCCCAAACGGGTGCAGAAAACGTTATTCGGAACAGGGGCAATCCAGTCAATGGACGGTGAACGGCATAAGCACAGGAAGCTCCTATTTATGTCGCTGATGACACCTCCCCGGCAAAAACGGCTTGCGGAAGCGGTGGCAAAACAGTGGAAAGCATCTGCGGAAAAGTGGGAGGGTGCAGACCGAATTGTCCTTTTTGATGAAGCGAAAAAAGTGCTGTGCCGGGCTGCCTGTGAGTGGGCCGGCGTTCCGCTGAAAGACTCGGAAGTGAAAGAGCGGGCGGAGGATTTCACCGATATGGTAGACGCATTCGGCGCTGTCGGACCGCGTCATTGGAAAGGCAGAAGGGCGAGGCCGAAAACGGAGAAATGGGTAGAGGAGGTCATTGAGGATGTGCGGTCCGGCAAGCTGCAAACGCCGGAGGGCTCAGCCTTGTATGAAATGGCTGTTCATACAGAACTTGACGGGAGCAGGCTCGATTCTCACATGGCTGCTGTTGAGCTTATTAATGTTCTGCGCCCGATTGCCGCCATTTCTTACTTCATTGCGTTTTCAGCTCTGGCATTGCATGACCACCCTGAGTATCGGGACAAGCTGAGGTCGGGAGATGATCAGGAGGCCGAAAGATTTGTACATGAAGTTCGGCGGTATTACCCGTTCGCCCCGTTTTTAGGAGCCGTTGTGAAAAAAGATTTCGTATGGAAGAACTGTGAGTTTAAAAAGGGTGCATCCGTCATGCTTGACCTATATGGAACAAACCATGATTCCCGGCTTTGGGAGAATCCGAATGAATTCCGCCCGGAACGTTTTCAGGGACGGGAGGAAAATAAATTTGATTTCATTCCCCAGGGCGGAGGTGATCCGGCTGACGGCCACCGCTGTCCGGGTGAAGGAATGACCGTGGAAGTCATGAAAGCTTCCCTAGCGTTTCTTACTAATGAAATAGAATACGATGTTCCGCCCCAAGATTTGAGCTTCAGCCTGTCCAGAATGCCGGCATTGCCTGAAAGCGGATTTGTGATTATAGGTGATCGGGTTTTTTCGATTCCTGTTTCTTGCCTGCCTGGCGGTTTTTTTCGGCAAGCCGGTTCTTTTTCTGATTAAGGGCGTTATTATCAAGCGGTTTTTTGTCATCGTCTTTCATGCGGAAAGCCTCCCTTCTTTTCGTTAGGATGCCCGCCGGCATTGGAAATTATGGCTTCAGGAAAAAAATCGCAAGCGTCCCCGGTCCGGAATGAGCGCCGATGGCTGATCCGATTGAATGAAGAATGACCTCTTTCGGATGGAACGCTTCTTCGATCTGCTGTTTCATGCTGAGAGCGGTATCTTCGTTATCGGCATAGCTGATTCCGACAGTTTGATCCGCCCAATCGCCGCTTTCTTCCTTCATCATTTCTAGAATCCGTTTAAACAGTTTCTTCTGTCCGCGCAATTTTTCGAGCGGCACGAGTCTGCCGTCATCCACATGCAGAATCGGTTTGATGTTCAAAAGCCCGCCGACAAAAGCGGACGTTTTAGAAATCCTGCCGCCCCGCGCAAGATAAGCGACATCATCGACCGTAAATATATGTTTCATCCGGGCGCAAAAGCTCTTTACAGATGTTTCGATTTCTTGTATTGTATTTCCGTTAACACAGAGTGTCTGCGCGTACATCACGGCGAGACCGCAGCCTAAAGAAGCGCATTTGGAATCAACAATCCGTAAATCAAAATCGGGAAATTCCTCTTTGATTTCATTGGCGACCATTACGGCCGTCTGATAGGTGCCGGAAAGACCTGATGAAAAGGCGATGTAAATCGCCGGTTCTCCCAGTTCCGCGTAATGTAAAAATACTTTTTTTATCGTGTCCGGCGATGCCTGGGATGTTTTCGGAACTTTCCCATCCCGCATCGCTTGAAATATATGATCCGCCTGAATGGTGACCGTGTCCTCATATTCGTTTCCGTCAAGTGTTACGTGCAGCGGAATGAACCCGATCCGATTTTCTTCAATGAAAGATTTCGGCAGGTCAGAGGCGCTGTCAGCAATAAGGTGAACTGTCATCATAATTCCCTTCTTTCCAATTGGTGAGAGTGATGCCAACTATATCATATAAATTTGGCAAATTAGTGTTCAAAACTTTGTTTTAAGGGAAAAGCTAATAATGAAAATGAGCGGAGGAGCAAGCCATGGTACTTGAACAAGCAAAAAAATTAACAATTGTCGTCATCGGCGCGTTTCTGTATGCGGCGGGACTGAATTTATTCCTGATACCGGCGAATGTATATGCCAGCGGTTTTACCGGTGTCGCCCAGCTGCTGTCAAGCGTCGTTGATCAATACGCCCCTTTTTATATTTCGACAGGAGTTCTCATGTTCCTCTTAAACATTCCCATCGGTGTGTTAGGGTGGCTGAAAGTCGGCAGATCATTCACCGTATACAGCATATTAAGCGTAGCGCTGACGTCCGTCTTTATGGGAATTCTCCCGGAAATGAGACTGTCGCACGATATTCTCCTGAATACCGTATTCGGAGGAGTCATCTCAGCTGTCGGCATCGGTTTAACGCTGAAATTCGGCGCTTCCACAGGCGGCCTTGATATCGTGTCGATGGTGCTGGCCAAATGGAAGGATAAACCGGTCGGTACGTATTTCTTCATTTTGAACGGGATTATCATTTTGACGGCAGGATTATTGCAAGGATGGGAGAAAGCATTATATACCCTTGTCGCTCTGTATGTCACAACAAGGGTGATTGACGCCATTCACACCCGCCACATGAAACTGACCGCCATGATCGTTACGAAAAAAGCCGATGAAATCAAAGAAGCGATTTACGGAAAAATGGTTCGCGGCATTACGACGGTGCCGGCAAAGGGCGCTTACACGAACGAACAGAAAGAAATGATGATCATCGTCATCACGCGGTACGAATTGTATGATCTTGAGAAAATCGTGAAAGAGGTCGACCCGAAAGCCTTCACAAACATCGTGCAAACGACGGGGATCTTTGGTTTCTTCAGAAAAGACTGATAGGAGCGGATAGAATGAAATGGCTGTTTGGCCTGTTATTACCGGTCGTTTTACTGATCGGATGCAGCAGTCAATCCGGGCAGAAGGAGCCCGCTGAGGAGGTATCCGGAGAGATGAATGAACAGCAAGTTGAATTAGCCGTAAATCCTGTGCAGACGGATCAGCAGATCGAATTTCAAATGTCTTTAAAAAACAAAAGCGGCAGCCCGATCGATTTCACATTCAGCTCAGGGCAGAAATTCGAATTGACCGTACATGATCAACATAACAAAGAACTGTACCGCTATTCAAAAGACAGAATGTTTACTCAGGCGTTTCAGACCGTGACATTAATGCCGAATGAAACATATGACTTTTCAGATGTGTGGAAAAACGTGCCCGGCCCGGGAACATATACGGTCACGGTGACGTTTTTAGGAAAGTCCGATCAGATCGGAAAAAGGCTGAAAACGGTAAAAACATTTGAAGTGAAGTAAAAAAAAGGGCGCCCCCGTCTAAACGGGGCGCCGTTTTTTATTGCAATTTCTCCAGCTGATCCTGAAATTGGTGCAGCTGCTGACGTTCTGCATCTGTCGAATTGGCGTACGCGGAAGACACGGCATTTTTGGCGCGTGAGACAGCTTTTTCCCGGTCGCCGTCCTCGAAACCGTTAGCAATCATGACAGCCTGCTGGACGAATGACTTGGCTTGAGAAAACAGTTCGTTTCTCATTAATAAAAAACCTGTCTTTCAGCTTCGTCTTTTGCTGCCTCATGCTGTGCTTCCTCTAATGTAGACCGATATGGAAATCTTGCGTCATGAAGACTGACAGAGTCCTTGCCTTGCTGAATAAACCGTTTTGATTTGTTTCGTTTACCCATTGCAATGTCCCCCTTCCATATTTAGACGAGATGAGTCGTCTGTTTTAGTATGGGCGGAAGGCTTCTGGTTATGAGCGGGAAAACCTCATAGGGAGAAATAGGATGTTAAAAATGCGGCGATACCGTCCGCTTCATTTGAACCCGTGACACGGTCAGCCGCCTGTTTGACTTCATCCGTGCCGTTTTCCATCGCTACGCCGCAGCCGGCGAACCGGAGCATTTCAAGATCGTTGTCTTCATCGCCGAACGCTATGATCCGTTCTCTCGGCACTTGGTAATAGTCGCTGATTTTCTTCAGGCCGACCGCTTTATTCATCCCGTGTTTAATAATTTCAATCACATGCCATGGAGCTGCCCATCTTCTGTGGTCAATGACCTCGGCATGCACCTCGGATAAATGCGCGCGGATGTCCGCGACGTCCTCTTCCTTCGCGTGAATCAATACGGACGTCACATCTTCTTTGACTGTTTCGCGCAGATCGCCGAACGTGACATTCGCCATATTCATATGAAACGCCTCGATTAAATGCTCATCATGATAATGGAAGTACACATCATCGATAACTTCAGCGAGCACATTATGTATTTGATAGGTCTCTGTAAGCTCGGCCAGCTGTCTGACCACATCGACTGATAAAGACGTATGATAGCGTCCCCATGATTCGTCTTTCGGATGGTGGACAAACGCTCCGTTAAAATTAACAATCGGCGTTGTCAGCCCCAGCTCGTC is a window encoding:
- a CDS encoding methyl-accepting chemotaxis protein encodes the protein MTLRTRLLVNAAVTMICFAAVIGFTIVNMMKIQASNEDEVEALLSVQAAKAELNTLKESITSYSYTLADAQKESVRTYMKNSSDRLNALQKTMTDPAGKAAYEKLAKKYETWQTEAAAALNTKSPAEATRTAARINGLLNDIYMLNLESRSRYEQMQKQTADQIQFIVYSAAVLTIVLLAVTVLSSVRLTKKIAGPIRLMAENARQIAGGNLAVEKLDYKGKDELKELNDSFGIMTEQLRTLIKAIGEVGREVETFAEGLTKENQTLTEMTEQVSVSTEEMAKGSQTISEDLQHAVLFIEKMDEHAKANAERSKQTTASSEDTISAVAAGRSALAETKQAIDKSNETSKEISKAADLFIKHAAGISMMAQTVSDIAGQTNLLSLNAAIEAARAGEAGKGFAVVAEEIRKLADGSAKATAQIFDMVKQIEGGITSITGAVTTGVALGDRQQELMEKTSESFAHIEQKAAHIKAELSHLDGQIRESKQLGEQVLQHAESISAVVQETAAGSEEISASALEQLSSFKNMTQSVNALRSLTERLNDQVRRFTL
- a CDS encoding Cof-type HAD-IIB family hydrolase, with the protein product METKPYLIALDLDGTLLKDDKTISPETARTIQLLTEAGHHICISTGRPFRSSSMYYDELGLTTPIVNFNGAFVHHPKDESWGRYHTSLSVDVVRQLAELTETYQIHNVLAEVIDDVYFHYHDEHLIEAFHMNMANVTFGDLRETVKEDVTSVLIHAKEEDVADIRAHLSEVHAEVIDHRRWAAPWHVIEIIKHGMNKAVGLKKISDYYQVPRERIIAFGDEDNDLEMLRFAGCGVAMENGTDEVKQAADRVTGSNEADGIAAFLTSYFSL
- a CDS encoding cytochrome P450, with the translated sequence MTEQIPHEKGLDNSLALLRDGYVFVKNRAENYRSDVFRARLLGKTFICMSGAEAAKLFYDTERFQRQQALPKRVQKTLFGTGAIQSMDGERHKHRKLLFMSLMTPPRQKRLAEAVAKQWKASAEKWEGADRIVLFDEAKKVLCRAACEWAGVPLKDSEVKERAEDFTDMVDAFGAVGPRHWKGRRARPKTEKWVEEVIEDVRSGKLQTPEGSALYEMAVHTELDGSRLDSHMAAVELINVLRPIAAISYFIAFSALALHDHPEYRDKLRSGDDQEAERFVHEVRRYYPFAPFLGAVVKKDFVWKNCEFKKGASVMLDLYGTNHDSRLWENPNEFRPERFQGREENKFDFIPQGGGDPADGHRCPGEGMTVEVMKASLAFLTNEIEYDVPPQDLSFSLSRMPALPESGFVIIGDRVFSIPVSCLPGGFFRQAGSFSD
- a CDS encoding YitT family protein, translated to MVLEQAKKLTIVVIGAFLYAAGLNLFLIPANVYASGFTGVAQLLSSVVDQYAPFYISTGVLMFLLNIPIGVLGWLKVGRSFTVYSILSVALTSVFMGILPEMRLSHDILLNTVFGGVISAVGIGLTLKFGASTGGLDIVSMVLAKWKDKPVGTYFFILNGIIILTAGLLQGWEKALYTLVALYVTTRVIDAIHTRHMKLTAMIVTKKADEIKEAIYGKMVRGITTVPAKGAYTNEQKEMMIIVITRYELYDLEKIVKEVDPKAFTNIVQTTGIFGFFRKD
- a CDS encoding BsuPI-related putative proteinase inhibitor yields the protein MKWLFGLLLPVVLLIGCSSQSGQKEPAEEVSGEMNEQQVELAVNPVQTDQQIEFQMSLKNKSGSPIDFTFSSGQKFELTVHDQHNKELYRYSKDRMFTQAFQTVTLMPNETYDFSDVWKNVPGPGTYTVTVTFLGKSDQIGKRLKTVKTFEVK
- a CDS encoding DUF3813 domain-containing protein, giving the protein MRNELFSQAKSFVQQAVMIANGFEDGDREKAVSRAKNAVSSAYANSTDAERQQLHQFQDQLEKLQ
- a CDS encoding S1 RNA-binding domain-containing protein, with product MRKTSASYGRSRKDDNMRPGQQLTLSIDHQTDFGYFLTDGEDTVLLHNSEITEDIEDRDEVDVFIYVDHQERLAATMKKPLISFYDYGWVEVTDQVEDMGVFVDVGLSKDALVATEHLPPYKSVWPQKGDRLYCMLKVTNRGRMFAKPAPEDIISELFTDAGEEMMNKELTGTVYRLIASGSFIITDEGIRGFIHSSERKEEPRLGSRVTGRVIEVKEDGSVNMSLLPRKQDALSVDAEEILTYLRSRNGAMPYGDKSHPDDIRERFNLSKAAFKRALGHLMKNGKVYQEDGWTYEKQ
- a CDS encoding DegV family protein — its product is MTVHLIADSASDLPKSFIEENRIGFIPLHVTLDGNEYEDTVTIQADHIFQAMRDGKVPKTSQASPDTIKKVFLHYAELGEPAIYIAFSSGLSGTYQTAVMVANEIKEEFPDFDLRIVDSKCASLGCGLAVMYAQTLCVNGNTIQEIETSVKSFCARMKHIFTVDDVAYLARGGRISKTSAFVGGLLNIKPILHVDDGRLVPLEKLRGQKKLFKRILEMMKEESGDWADQTVGISYADNEDTALSMKQQIEEAFHPKEVILHSIGSAIGAHSGPGTLAIFFLKP
- a CDS encoding BMP family lipoprotein, with product MKKMVIFAAVLLIALGAAGCANSQSDETAGREAKKIGMMLTDNGLGDQSFNDSGFQGLMKARDELGITFDYREIKDTGTYEKGLTQLVKEGNDLVVALGYSMQPDLEKVAKKYPNQQFVLIDSVSELKNVTSVTFKEDEGSYLAGALAALTTKTGTIGFIGGSDADVIKRFKKGYVEGAKSIKPNIRVLSEISGSFDNDKLGQQIAKRMIHQKADVLFTAAGFTGVGALKEAEAEKIYAIGVDSDQYYTAEHAVISSLVKNVDHVIYELAKDLKNGKQIKNGQIVYGLKENGMDLAQIRIVKNSDELTKKIADMKSKLIEKGGE